The following proteins are encoded in a genomic region of Periophthalmus magnuspinnatus isolate fPerMag1 chromosome 10, fPerMag1.2.pri, whole genome shotgun sequence:
- the LOC129456607 gene encoding protocadherin gamma-A10-like, which produces MASLREFVFRGQWLGLVLCLFALRSVSGQARYSVPEEQAEGSFVGNIAGDLGIDVKRLVSGNARIVTKESRQYVDLNRDKGILVVKERIDREELCEKTTPCSFSFEVILENPIQLYRVTVEVTDVNDNTPAFPKDEVLLKIVETAATGTRYSLETAHDPDVGINDIIRYNLKPSDHFKLEMQTQSDGSQFVEMVLETPLDREKHEEHTLILVASDGGAPQRSGTARIHITVLDANDNAPVCSKQVYKAEVQENSALGTVVTTVSANDADKGINGEVTYSLSRVVKDVNHFFTVNSKTGEIKVIGNLDYEKSKSYHLNILASDHGGYSDTCKVIIQVTDVNDNSPVIQLMSFSSTISEDAPPGTTLAVINVHDDDSERNGVVECSISSDLPFKIESSLSGYYTIVTDDVLDRESVSEYNITLSVTDQGSPPLSNRKTIQVKVSDVNDNSPKFDESEYRRTIPENNSPGFSIFTVRATDADWGQNARVSYFLEEMEINGASLFSLVSVNSESGVISAAKSFDYEQIKKFNFNVTARDAGSPPLSSVVPVKLLVQDQNDNAPQVLYPVQTGGSLVAEMVPRSADVGYLVTKVVAVDVDSGQNAWLSYKLQKAADRALFEVGSQNGEIRTIRQVTDKDAVKQRLTVIVEDNGQPSRSATVIVNVAVADSFPEVLSEFTDFTHDKEYNDNLTFYLVLALAVVSFLFITCVVVIISVKIYRWRQSRILYHSNLPVIPYYPPRYSDTLGTGTLPHVYNYDTCRTTDSRKSDCKFGRAGSQNVLIMDPSSTGTMQRIQSEKSILDEPDSPLEVRNFI; this is translated from the coding sequence atggcGTCACTGAGAGAATTTGTTTTCAGAGGGCAGTGGCTCGGCCTGGTTCTTTGTCTCTTTGCGCTGAGGTCCGTGTCTGGACAGGCTCGTTACTCCGTTCCTGAGGAGCAGGCGGAGGGATCTTTCGTTGGAAATATTGCTGGAGATTTGGGAATAGATGTAAAAAGACTGGTCTCGGGGAACGCTCGCATTGTGACAAAAGAAAGTCGACAATATGTGGATTTAAATCGAGACAAAGGCATCCTTGTTGTTAAAGAGCGAATCGACCGAGAGGAGCTGTGTGAGAAAACAACGCCCTGCAGTTTTAGTTTTGAGGTGATTCTGGAGAATCCAATTCAGCTGTATCGAGTCACTGTTGAGGTAACAGATGTGAACGACAATACTCCAGCTTTTCCAAAAGATGAAGTCCTTTTAAAAATAGTTGAGACTGCAGCGACAGGGACTCGTTATTCGTTAGAAACAGCACATGACCCTGATGTTGgtataaatgatattattagATACAACCTGAAACCCTCGGAtcattttaaacttgaaatGCAAACACAGTCTGACGGGAGTCAGTTTGTGGAGATGGTTTTGGAAACGCCTTTAGATCGAGAGAAACATGAGGAGCACACTCTGATTTTGGTTGCTTCAGATGGAGGCGCACCTCAGAGATCAGGAACAGCACGTATTCACATCACTGTGCTAGACGCGAACGATAATGCACCAGTCTGTAGTAAACAGGTCTATAAAGCTGAGGTTCAAGAAAACTCTGCACTTGGCACTGTGGTCACCACCGTCAGCGCCAATGACGCAGATAAAGGAATAAATGGGGAAGTTACTTATTCGCTGTCACGCGTTGTAAAAGATGTTAATCATTTTTTTACTGTCAATTCTAAAACAGGAGAAATTAAAGTGATTGGTAATCTGGATTATGAAAAGTCTAAATCGTATCATTTAAATATCCTGGCCAGTGATCACGGAGGCTATTCAGACACATGCAAAGTTATTATCCAAGTAACTGACGTGAATGATAACTCGCCTGTTATTcagctcatgtcattttcaagcaCAATCTCTGAAGATGCTCCTCCAGGCACAACTTTAGCTGTGATTAATGTTCATGACGATGACTCCGAGAGAAACGGTGTAGTAGAATGTTCTATTAGTTCTGATTTACCTTTTAAAATTGAATCTTCGTTGTCTGGTTATTATACAATAGTCACTGATGACGTGTTAGACAGAGAGAGTGTCTCAGAATATAATATTACTCTATCAGTGACTGACCAAGGCTCCCCGCcgctttcaaacagaaaaactaTTCAGGTCAAAGTTTCAGATGTCAATGACAACTCCCCAAAGTTTGACGAATCAGAATATAGAAGAACAATACCTGAGAATAACTCACCTGGGTTTTCTATATTCACTGTACGTGCGACTGATGCAGACTGGGGTCAGAACGCGCGGGTTTCATACTTCCTGGAGGAAATGGAAATTAATGGTGCGTCTCTGTTTTCTTTGGTGTCCGTGAATTCAGAAAGTGGCGTGATTTCTGCAGCAAAATCCTTTGATTATGAGCAAATAAAGAAGTTTAACTTTAATGTAACAGCTCGTGAtgctggctctcctcctctgagctcAGTGGTGCCAGTTAAGCTCCTGGTTCAGGACCAGAACGACAATGCCCCTCAGGTGCTGTACCCAGTCCAGACTGGGGGCTCTCTGGTGGCTGAGATGGTGCCTCGTTCAGCAGATGTGGGCTATCTGGTCACTAAAGTGGTGGCTGTGGATGTGGACTCTGGACAGAATGCCTGGCTCTCCTATAAACTGCAGAAAGCCGCAGACAGGGCGCTGTTTGAAGTGGGCTCACAGAATGGAGAAATAAGAACTATCCGCCAAGTGACTGATAAAGATGCAGTGAAACAGAGACTGACTGTTATAGTGGAGGACAACGGGCAGCCCTCTCGTTCAGCTACAGTCATTGTTAACGTGGCGGTGGCGGACAGCTTTCCTGAAGTACTGTCTGAGTTCACTGACTTTACGCACGACAAGGAGTACAATGACAACCTGACTTTTTACTTAGTGCTGGCTCTGGCTGTAGTCTCCTTTCTGTTCATCACGTGTGTAGTGGTCATTATATCAGTGAAAATCTACAGATGGAGACAGTCTCGCATCCTGTATCACTCCAATCTGCCAGTGATCCCATATTATCCTCCACGTTACTCAGACACTCTGGGCACAGGGACCCTCCCACACGTGTACAATTATGACACGTGCAGGACCACAGACTCCAGAAAGAGTGACTGTAAGTTTGGCAGAGCTGGTAGTCAGAACGTGCTGATAATGGATCCCAGTTCAACAGGGACGATGCAGCGGATACAGAGTGAGAAGAGCATCCTGGACGAACCGGACTCTCCTCTAGAGGTTAGAAACTTTATTTAA